Genomic DNA from Frondihabitans sp. PAMC 28766:
ACGACCTGGCGCAGGATCACGTGCCAGGGCCCGGCCCCCATCGCGGTGGAGGCCACGACGAAGGTGCGTTCGCGGAGCGACAGCACCTGCCCGCGCACCACGCGCGCGATCGACGGCCAGCCGAAGAAGCCGATCACCAGCACCAAGAGGAGGGTCTTGGGGAAGGCGGTCGGCACGATGGCGGTGAGCGAGATCATGAAGACGAGGCTGGGGAAGCCGAACAGCACGTCGACGAAGCGGCTCATCACGCGGTCGTACCAGCCGCCGAAGAACCCGGTGGTGACGCCGACGACGACCCCGACCACGACGGCCAGCACGGTCGCCGAGATGCTGACGAGCAGCGAGGTGCGCGCGCCGTAGACGACGATGGCGAAGAGGTCGCGCCCGGTCGACGGCTCGACGCCGAACCAGTGCGTGGGCGAGATGCCGCCGAACGCGCCGAGCGGCACGCCGGAGTCGCTGAGCGTCGACAGGTGGTACTTGTAGGGGTCCTGCCCGGTGATCGACGAGAGCACATTCGCCAGGATCGCCGCGAGCACGATGACCACGATGATGATGGCGCCCGCCGCCGCCCAGTGGTCGCGCCCGACACGGCGGGCCAGGCCGCGGAATCCGCGCGACGAGTCGACCGGGGTGTCCTGCACGGTGATGTCGGTGCTCATGCGGCGGCCCCCGGGGCGGTGCCCGGCAGAGCGGCGTCTGCGACGGCAGGATCAGGGGTCAGCTCGCGCCACGCTTCGCGCCGAACGCGCTGGGCGTCAGGGTCTGCGACCGGGGCCGCCGCCAGCAGTCGCCGCGTGTAGGCGTCCTGCGGTCGGCGCAGCACGTCGTCCGTCGGCCCGCGCTCGACGATGCGCCCGCGGTGCATGACCGCGACCTCGTCGGCGAGGTCGCCGACGACGGCGAGGTCGTGGCTGATGAAGAGGCAGGCGAAGCC
This window encodes:
- a CDS encoding ABC transporter permease → MSTDITVQDTPVDSSRGFRGLARRVGRDHWAAAGAIIIVVIVLAAILANVLSSITGQDPYKYHLSTLSDSGVPLGAFGGISPTHWFGVEPSTGRDLFAIVVYGARTSLLVSISATVLAVVVGVVVGVTTGFFGGWYDRVMSRFVDVLFGFPSLVFMISLTAIVPTAFPKTLLLVLVIGFFGWPSIARVVRGQVLSLRERTFVVASTAMGAGPWHVILRQVVPNVSATIVVFATISIPSMIGVEAALSFLGVGVPPPTPSWGRTIGNAIQWVQTDPMYLVFPGLALFLVTLAFNVLGDGLRDALDPRRRQGGQR